One Fundidesulfovibrio terrae genomic window carries:
- a CDS encoding hybrid sensor histidine kinase/response regulator: MTPELADLSLLELFAMELQMHRQSIEDGLVALEADPSPERMEPLMRAAHSIKGAARIVNLPQAVELAHAMEDVFQAFQKGTLAPCPAHVDALLAANDFFGRLGAARPAEMPGLLEASASEAARLARNLRDAGEQQAGAEPCGTVTSGSADAADSAGPTSLSTETPGGTGTATPGAESIAYRPASPDQAGQPAPPGTEASAEPQDGVVRLSAALVGRLMGLAGQCVVEAGALGRIFTRMRGGRRDLMDLVDTLAELRSQAAGDETSVRAEAALALTAKIMESFGSTLASMDALTQRLESLSDRLYGQVLGSRMRPFGEGARPLPRLVRDLSRELGKKVRFTLDGSKAAVDRDILDKLEAPLMHLARNAVDHGIEPPAEREALGKSAQGRITLCARHVSGTLEVRLADDGRGVDPEVLREAVARKGLARKDVAARLSAPELFEFLFLPGFTTAQALTQVSGRGVGLDAVRSMVQEVGGTVMVESAPGKGTAFVMRLPVSRSVIRALVVQVGGEPYALPLSGIGRVVAAESQDLRTVEGRQFLTLDGAHVGLAPASQILGRPPAPVPGEELPVVVLESGAARFGLAVEAFLGETDLVVHPLDARLGKVPGVAAASILDDGSPVLILDVADLARALEALLDEGRLAGVGAGGAAVPAKRVKRILVVDDSLTVREVERQLLAGRGYLTDTAVDGSEGLALARTGGYDLVVTDVDMPRMTGIELTRRIKADPDLSRTPVMIVSYKDRQEDRLAGLEAGADYYLAKSGFHDEALLAAVSDLIGEP, translated from the coding sequence ATGACCCCGGAACTGGCCGATCTCTCCCTGCTCGAGCTCTTCGCCATGGAGCTCCAGATGCACCGCCAGTCCATCGAGGACGGCCTCGTGGCCCTGGAGGCGGACCCGAGCCCCGAGCGCATGGAGCCCCTCATGCGCGCCGCCCATTCCATCAAGGGCGCGGCCCGCATCGTGAACCTGCCCCAGGCGGTGGAGCTGGCCCACGCCATGGAGGACGTCTTCCAGGCGTTCCAGAAAGGGACGCTTGCTCCCTGCCCGGCCCACGTGGACGCCCTTCTCGCGGCCAACGACTTCTTCGGACGCCTCGGCGCGGCCAGGCCCGCCGAGATGCCCGGCCTGCTGGAAGCCTCGGCCTCCGAGGCGGCCCGCCTGGCCCGCAACCTGCGCGACGCCGGGGAGCAGCAGGCCGGAGCCGAGCCCTGCGGCACTGTGACGTCCGGTTCCGCAGATGCGGCAGATTCGGCCGGGCCAACATCCTTGAGCACCGAGACGCCCGGCGGGACCGGAACGGCCACCCCGGGTGCGGAAAGCATTGCGTACCGTCCCGCCTCGCCGGACCAGGCAGGCCAGCCCGCCCCCCCCGGCACGGAGGCATCCGCGGAGCCCCAAGACGGCGTGGTGCGCCTCTCGGCCGCCCTGGTGGGGCGGCTCATGGGCCTGGCCGGGCAGTGCGTGGTGGAGGCCGGTGCTCTCGGACGCATCTTCACCCGCATGCGCGGCGGCAGGCGCGACCTCATGGACCTGGTGGACACCCTGGCCGAGCTGCGCTCCCAGGCCGCCGGGGACGAAACGTCCGTGCGGGCCGAGGCTGCCCTGGCCCTGACCGCCAAGATCATGGAGTCGTTCGGTTCCACCCTGGCGTCCATGGACGCCCTCACCCAGCGCTTGGAATCGCTTTCGGACCGCCTCTACGGGCAGGTGCTGGGCAGCCGCATGCGGCCCTTCGGCGAGGGCGCGCGCCCCCTGCCCAGGCTGGTGCGCGACCTCTCGCGCGAGCTCGGCAAGAAGGTCCGCTTCACCCTGGACGGCTCCAAGGCCGCCGTCGACCGAGACATTTTGGACAAGCTCGAGGCCCCGCTCATGCACCTGGCGCGAAACGCAGTGGACCACGGCATCGAGCCGCCGGCCGAGCGCGAGGCCCTTGGAAAATCCGCCCAGGGCCGCATCACGCTCTGCGCGCGCCACGTCTCCGGCACCCTGGAGGTCCGCCTGGCCGACGACGGCCGGGGCGTCGACCCCGAGGTCCTGCGCGAGGCCGTGGCCCGCAAGGGGCTGGCCCGCAAGGACGTGGCCGCGCGCCTGAGCGCCCCGGAACTGTTCGAATTCCTGTTCCTGCCCGGCTTCACCACGGCCCAGGCCCTGACCCAGGTCTCCGGGAGGGGCGTAGGCCTGGACGCGGTCCGGTCCATGGTCCAGGAGGTGGGCGGAACGGTCATGGTGGAGTCCGCCCCGGGCAAGGGCACGGCTTTCGTCATGCGCCTGCCCGTGAGCCGTTCGGTGATCCGCGCCCTGGTGGTCCAGGTTGGCGGCGAGCCCTACGCCCTGCCGCTCTCGGGAATCGGGCGCGTGGTGGCGGCCGAGTCGCAGGACCTGCGCACCGTGGAGGGGCGCCAATTCCTCACCCTGGACGGAGCCCACGTGGGCCTTGCCCCGGCCTCCCAGATACTGGGCAGGCCCCCCGCACCGGTACCCGGCGAGGAGCTTCCCGTGGTGGTCCTGGAGAGCGGGGCCGCCCGCTTCGGGCTGGCCGTGGAGGCGTTCCTCGGCGAGACCGACCTGGTGGTCCACCCCCTGGACGCAAGGCTCGGCAAGGTGCCGGGCGTGGCCGCGGCGTCCATCCTGGACGACGGCTCGCCGGTGCTCATCCTGGACGTCGCCGACCTGGCTCGCGCCCTCGAGGCCCTGCTGGACGAGGGCCGCCTGGCGGGAGTGGGCGCGGGCGGGGCGGCGGTCCCGGCGAAACGGGTCAAAAGAATCCTCGTGGTCGACGACTCCCTTACCGTGCGCGAGGTGGAGCGCCAGCTGCTGGCCGGGCGCGGCTACCTGACCGACACCGCCGTGGACGGCTCCGAAGGGCTGGCCCTGGCCCGCACCGGAGGCTACGACCTGGTCGTGACCGACGTGGACATGCCCCGCATGACCGGCATCGAGCTCACCCGGCGCATCAAGGCCGACCCGGACCTTTCGCGCACGCCGGTGATGATCGTCTCCTACAAGGACCGCCAGGAAGACCGCCTGGCCGGGCTCGAGGCCGGCGCCGACTACTACCTGGCCAAATCGGGCTTCCACGACGAAGCGCTGCTGGCGGCCGTGTCAGACCTCATCGGGGAGCCGTGA
- a CDS encoding chemotaxis protein CheW, with protein MNGSDAHAAKILFDREVSAETIAEWTAQTAAPKPARQAARQGALLVRAGKEWIALPTAIVESARPAGPVHSVPHMTSQAFLGLANVDGELLPCVSLAALAGGEPESVPARARLITVNVPEGRFALLADEALGTCGFDPEAASPPPDTVARSPHPLVTAMAELEGRTAGIVDTESLGRALARSLRP; from the coding sequence GTGAACGGTTCCGACGCCCACGCGGCAAAAATCCTCTTCGACCGGGAGGTCTCGGCCGAGACCATCGCAGAATGGACCGCCCAGACCGCGGCGCCCAAGCCCGCCCGCCAGGCCGCCCGCCAGGGGGCGCTTCTGGTGCGGGCCGGAAAGGAATGGATCGCCCTGCCCACGGCCATCGTGGAGTCGGCCCGCCCGGCCGGTCCGGTGCACTCGGTTCCGCACATGACCTCGCAGGCTTTTCTGGGGCTGGCCAACGTGGACGGCGAGCTTCTGCCCTGCGTGTCCCTGGCGGCCCTGGCCGGAGGCGAGCCGGAGTCCGTCCCTGCCCGCGCCCGGCTCATCACCGTGAACGTGCCCGAGGGGCGCTTCGCCCTGTTGGCCGATGAGGCCCTGGGCACGTGCGGGTTCGATCCGGAGGCCGCGTCCCCGCCGCCGGACACCGTGGCCCGCTCGCCACACCCTCTGGTGACGGCCATGGCCGAGCTCGAAGGGCGCACCGCCGGGATCGTCGACACCGAAAGCCTCGGCCGGGCCCTGGCCAGGAGCCTCAGGCCATGA
- a CDS encoding CheR family methyltransferase, which translates to MNQFERAASLCGLDPMAVGAANIRRAFVRGAARLGLDAHAYLSRLDADAGERRLLAGEAVVQETWLFRDPDTFAQLAGMAAALPRPVRALCVPCATGEEPASMAITFLEAGLAPEEFLIDAVDASPEALDKARTGRFGPASLRGALKDHGGHLVVEDGGARLSPEALSRIRFIEADAVGDSFLAGEPPYQVVFCRHLLIYLAPPARLALARNLSRLTGARGAFFASPAEAGAFLSLGLTPYASGPATAAGTVAPATGTAQVHASRDACAPAAPPRARSGSAPAPPPEPVHPAVPAAPAGDPARKARELADSGDLDGALALIEQAVSQAGPSAQLFQLKAAALLAKGREDEAEEALRRALYLDPAHPEALAHLELLHRARGREDEAELVAARARRTGRNGESRP; encoded by the coding sequence ATGAACCAGTTCGAACGCGCGGCCTCGCTGTGCGGGCTCGATCCCATGGCGGTGGGGGCGGCCAATATCCGTCGCGCCTTCGTGCGCGGGGCCGCTCGCCTGGGTCTCGACGCGCATGCCTACCTTTCACGGCTCGACGCCGACGCCGGGGAGCGCCGCCTTCTGGCCGGGGAAGCCGTGGTGCAGGAGACCTGGCTCTTCCGCGATCCTGACACCTTCGCCCAACTGGCCGGCATGGCCGCCGCCCTGCCCAGGCCCGTGCGCGCGCTCTGCGTCCCCTGTGCCACCGGCGAGGAACCGGCGTCCATGGCCATCACCTTCCTGGAAGCGGGCCTTGCGCCGGAGGAATTCCTCATCGACGCCGTGGACGCCAGCCCCGAGGCCCTGGACAAGGCCCGCACCGGACGGTTCGGCCCCGCCAGCCTGCGGGGGGCGCTCAAGGACCACGGCGGGCATCTTGTCGTGGAGGACGGAGGCGCGCGCCTCTCGCCCGAGGCGCTCTCGCGCATCCGGTTCATCGAGGCCGACGCGGTGGGCGATTCGTTTCTGGCAGGCGAGCCGCCCTATCAGGTGGTATTCTGCAGGCACCTGCTCATCTACCTGGCCCCGCCCGCGCGTCTGGCCCTGGCGCGCAACCTGTCGCGCCTCACGGGCGCGCGCGGCGCGTTCTTCGCAAGTCCCGCCGAGGCGGGCGCGTTTTTAAGCCTGGGGCTCACGCCCTATGCATCCGGTCCGGCCACGGCCGCGGGCACCGTCGCTCCGGCCACCGGGACCGCCCAGGTCCACGCCTCGCGCGACGCTTGCGCCCCGGCCGCGCCGCCACGGGCCCGCTCCGGTTCCGCTCCCGCCCCCCCCCCTGAACCGGTCCACCCGGCCGTTCCGGCAGCCCCGGCTGGCGATCCGGCCCGAAAGGCCCGGGAGCTGGCCGATTCCGGCGACCTGGACGGAGCCCTGGCCCTGATCGAGCAGGCCGTGTCCCAGGCAGGTCCGAGCGCCCAGCTGTTCCAGCTCAAGGCGGCGGCCCTCCTGGCGAAGGGGCGCGAGGACGAGGCCGAGGAGGCCCTGCGCCGGGCCCTGTACCTGGACCCCGCCCACCCGGAGGCCCTGGCCCATCTTGAACTGTTGCACCGCGCCAGGGGCCGAGAGGACGAGGCCGAGCTCGTGGCGGCCCGCGCCCGGCGCACCGGGCGTAATGGAGAGTCCAGGCCGTGA
- a CDS encoding chemotaxis protein CheW → MLHVTFKAAGARFALPARDVEEITPLVELAPLPGAPPYVAGLMNHRGASLPVADMTVLLAGRPSRPFASTRILVGMAAPGLAVGLMAERVLKTLDLDPAALVPPGAPAAPYVAGVVTDEGQVVQVLTLGAVLPPELLASLKAALEAA, encoded by the coding sequence ATGCTCCATGTGACCTTCAAGGCCGCCGGGGCCCGTTTCGCCCTCCCCGCCCGGGACGTGGAGGAGATCACCCCCCTGGTGGAGCTGGCCCCCCTACCGGGAGCGCCCCCTTACGTGGCAGGGCTCATGAACCACCGGGGCGCGAGCCTGCCCGTGGCGGACATGACCGTTCTGCTGGCCGGGCGTCCCTCGCGGCCCTTCGCCTCCACGCGCATCCTGGTGGGCATGGCCGCTCCGGGCCTGGCCGTCGGCCTCATGGCCGAGCGGGTGCTCAAGACGTTGGACCTCGACCCGGCCGCCCTGGTCCCGCCCGGAGCTCCGGCCGCGCCATACGTGGCGGGCGTCGTGACCGACGAAGGCCAGGTGGTGCAGGTGCTGACCCTTGGCGCGGTGCTCCCGCCCGAACTGCTGGCGAGCCTCAAGGCCGCCCTGGAGGCCGCATGA
- a CDS encoding methyl-accepting chemotaxis protein, with protein MIAWWRDLKLSSKLALCGLSFLVPIVLLLALLLGQMSKEICLTRVEAQGISVIEPMEDVTEGVAEHLRLVLGRMSGEDVDARLAQLDASLHGRWNEMVLRLTREAPALGLEPAVLAPKGLAHLEPQAFIKSLKDIFDRKPATPEEAVALHMKFQVLLAEMRDYVADSAQLVLDPELSTYYLMYLLVFDIPRAQERLGILYSSGFIALAGLPTADAERAKMEQVSAAWEQSVVDRLLDKLTKAQRALGGDRLSSLPKAVQAYADASRTFLHMAQAVSRKDPSVTLQAYLKAGQEARDTGASLWDQCYPVFTDLLNNRTMALKTRVAMVLAVSLASVALAAILSWTIVTAVTRPLARVARIATTIAAGKVREAAALLERSCPSGSCTRERLLAGSRSRSETSQLYSAVAVMIHGLEELLGAVNSTGGQLQASAGRIAATARQIEAAATQQAASTVEVGATSKQISATAGELADTMAEVLGVANRSSSLAEEGRESLARMGQAMDDLSGASREMTAKLTLIKEKTSGIGQLLSTIAKVAAQTNLLSLNAAIEAEKAGEFGPGFAVVAREIRRLADQTAAAALDIERTIRDMQASVQSGSAAMEGFASLAGQASDTSRGVNAKLGRILEAGEELTPRFSSVTGGMRLQAEGADQISVVIAQLADSAGQTRDSLAEFRQAAEELTTTAAGLKELITRFDLG; from the coding sequence ATGATCGCCTGGTGGCGCGACCTCAAGCTGAGTTCCAAGCTCGCCCTGTGCGGCCTGAGCTTCCTGGTTCCAATCGTTCTGCTGCTGGCCCTGCTGCTCGGGCAGATGTCCAAGGAGATCTGCCTGACCCGGGTGGAGGCCCAGGGCATAAGCGTCATCGAGCCCATGGAGGATGTCACCGAGGGCGTGGCCGAGCACCTGCGGCTGGTTCTCGGGCGTATGTCCGGAGAGGACGTCGATGCCCGGCTCGCCCAACTCGACGCGTCGCTCCACGGCCGCTGGAACGAGATGGTCCTGCGCCTGACCAGGGAAGCCCCCGCCCTGGGCCTGGAACCGGCCGTTCTGGCCCCCAAGGGACTGGCCCATCTGGAGCCCCAGGCGTTCATCAAGAGTCTCAAGGACATCTTCGATCGCAAACCGGCCACGCCCGAAGAGGCCGTGGCCTTGCACATGAAGTTCCAGGTGCTGCTGGCGGAGATGCGCGATTACGTGGCCGACTCGGCCCAACTGGTGCTGGACCCGGAGCTGTCCACCTACTATCTGATGTACCTGCTGGTCTTCGACATCCCCAGGGCTCAGGAGCGCCTGGGCATTCTGTACTCCTCCGGCTTCATCGCCCTGGCCGGACTCCCGACCGCCGACGCGGAGCGGGCCAAGATGGAACAGGTCAGCGCCGCCTGGGAACAGTCCGTGGTGGACCGGCTGCTGGACAAGCTGACCAAGGCGCAACGGGCCTTGGGAGGGGACAGGCTCTCTTCGCTGCCCAAGGCGGTGCAGGCATACGCGGACGCCTCCCGCACATTTCTGCACATGGCCCAGGCCGTCAGCCGCAAGGACCCGTCCGTGACCCTGCAAGCCTACCTCAAGGCGGGGCAGGAGGCCCGCGACACCGGAGCCTCGCTGTGGGACCAATGCTATCCCGTGTTCACGGATCTTCTCAATAACCGGACCATGGCCCTCAAGACCCGCGTGGCCATGGTGCTGGCCGTGAGCCTGGCCTCAGTGGCCCTGGCGGCGATCCTCTCCTGGACCATCGTCACCGCCGTCACCAGGCCCCTGGCCCGAGTGGCCCGCATCGCCACCACCATCGCGGCGGGAAAGGTGCGCGAGGCCGCGGCCCTGCTCGAGCGCTCCTGCCCCTCCGGCAGCTGCACCCGCGAAAGGCTCCTGGCGGGCAGCCGGTCGCGCTCCGAGACCAGCCAGCTCTATTCCGCCGTGGCGGTCATGATCCATGGCCTGGAGGAGCTTCTGGGCGCGGTGAACTCCACCGGCGGCCAGCTGCAGGCGTCTGCCGGGCGCATCGCGGCCACGGCCCGGCAGATCGAGGCCGCGGCCACCCAGCAGGCCGCCTCCACCGTGGAGGTCGGGGCCACCAGCAAGCAGATCTCGGCCACGGCCGGGGAGCTGGCCGACACCATGGCCGAGGTGCTGGGCGTGGCCAACCGCAGCTCGTCCCTGGCCGAGGAAGGCCGCGAAAGCCTGGCCCGCATGGGGCAGGCCATGGACGACCTCTCCGGGGCCAGCCGGGAGATGACCGCCAAGCTCACGCTCATCAAGGAAAAGACCTCCGGCATCGGCCAATTGCTCTCCACCATCGCCAAGGTGGCCGCCCAGACGAACCTGCTCTCGCTCAATGCGGCCATCGAGGCCGAAAAAGCCGGAGAGTTCGGCCCCGGATTCGCCGTGGTGGCCCGCGAGATTCGCCGCCTCGCCGACCAGACAGCAGCAGCAGCCCTGGACATCGAGCGCACCATCCGCGACATGCAGGCGTCGGTCCAGTCCGGTTCGGCGGCCATGGAGGGCTTCGCCTCCCTGGCCGGGCAGGCGTCGGACACCTCGCGCGGGGTCAACGCCAAGCTCGGCCGCATCCTCGAGGCGGGCGAGGAGCTCACGCCCAGGTTCTCGAGCGTCACCGGGGGCATGCGCCTGCAGGCCGAGGGCGCGGACCAGATCAGCGTGGTCATCGCCCAGTTGGCCGACAGCGCCGGGCAGACCCGCGACTCCCTGGCCGAGTTCAGGCAGGCCGCCGAGGAGCTGACCACCACGGCGGCCGGGCTCAAGGAGCTCATCACCCGCTTCGACCTGGGATAA
- a CDS encoding methyl-accepting chemotaxis protein, with amino-acid sequence MSSTPGKTAALLCAVAALVAGGLEEAVRFFLGEVAPVLTLAAGTACAAALGALAGRVLFARPPGEALPPEIPEPSVPAGPPPAGHDHLPRLSQALATAARQPGAALGDLFSGLSAAKAKAENAVRASGESLGPVEQAAGVLLACRESLSGLALAMERILSGTTSASAKLTVIAGSAEQAQTLVAGMAAMAEQTNLLSLNASIEAEKAGEHGRGFAVVAREVRRLADTAGIGAEDIERLVSRMRQAVAAEVMEMDTFARETGAGERKLREAQASLDQAVKSLDELAPRLSEAGGYARGVPGELEKLQGTARAMAFSLDALASLAEDVVRAAQGLADVEPETKDGRS; translated from the coding sequence ATGTCAAGCACTCCTGGTAAGACTGCGGCCCTCCTCTGCGCGGTGGCGGCCCTGGTTGCGGGCGGGCTGGAGGAGGCCGTCCGGTTTTTCCTGGGCGAAGTCGCGCCCGTCCTCACCCTTGCCGCCGGGACGGCCTGCGCCGCCGCGCTCGGCGCGCTGGCCGGGCGCGTCCTTTTCGCCCGGCCACCGGGTGAGGCCCTGCCACCGGAGATTCCCGAGCCGTCGGTCCCGGCCGGACCACCTCCCGCCGGGCATGACCACCTGCCGCGGCTGTCGCAGGCCCTGGCCACGGCCGCGCGCCAGCCGGGAGCGGCCCTGGGCGACCTGTTTTCCGGCCTGAGCGCAGCCAAGGCCAAGGCCGAGAACGCCGTCAGGGCCTCCGGGGAGTCCCTGGGCCCCGTGGAGCAGGCGGCAGGCGTCCTGCTGGCCTGCAGGGAGTCCCTGTCCGGGCTGGCCTTGGCCATGGAGCGCATCCTGTCCGGGACAACCAGCGCATCGGCCAAGCTCACCGTCATCGCCGGAAGCGCCGAGCAGGCCCAGACCCTGGTGGCGGGCATGGCGGCCATGGCCGAACAGACCAACCTGCTTTCGCTCAACGCATCCATCGAGGCCGAGAAGGCAGGGGAGCACGGACGAGGATTCGCCGTGGTGGCCCGCGAGGTGCGACGCCTGGCCGACACCGCCGGGATCGGCGCGGAGGACATCGAGCGACTGGTCAGCCGCATGCGCCAGGCCGTGGCCGCCGAGGTCATGGAGATGGACACCTTCGCCCGGGAGACCGGCGCGGGCGAGCGCAAGCTGCGCGAGGCCCAGGCGTCGTTGGACCAGGCGGTCAAGTCCCTGGATGAACTGGCCCCCCGCCTGTCCGAGGCCGGAGGCTACGCCCGGGGAGTGCCCGGCGAACTGGAAAAACTCCAGGGCACGGCCAGGGCCATGGCCTTCTCCCTGGACGCCCTGGCCTCTCTGGCCGAAGATGTCGTCCGCGCCGCCCAAGGCCTGGCGGACGTCGAACCCGAAACAAAGGACGGCCGCTCATGA
- a CDS encoding PAS domain-containing sensor histidine kinase has protein sequence MDCAPAERGSPELVREQNALLQRNFIATTLDAIPVVLLVLNQHRQIVLANAQAERTTGRDRQDLVGLRPGEAFGCVHAYGEPAGCGTTEFCSRCGALRSILAGMEGKKSVQECSFLRRKEFGIEAVDLQVSSSPIQVEGNSFVMFCIQDQSDLKRRRTLERLFFHDMLNTAGGLKGLMDILRSEVPEALKPDADFIHSTLAHLVDELIGQKDLMAAENNELTPVFTTLRSTEVLQGAAKIGSSLAQARGKAISVAPGCADVEFISDVTLVKRVIGNMVKNALEASATGDSVLLACACENGRVTFAVNNSAVMEDDVRLRVFKRNFSTKGRGRGLGTYGMKLLGERYLGGEVGFTTLAGKGTTFTFSLPLAPEKACPDPGAPGQP, from the coding sequence ATGGATTGCGCTCCCGCCGAACGCGGCTCTCCCGAACTTGTCCGGGAGCAGAACGCACTGTTGCAACGCAATTTCATCGCCACCACCCTGGACGCCATTCCGGTGGTGCTGCTGGTGCTCAACCAGCATCGGCAGATCGTCCTGGCCAACGCCCAGGCCGAGCGGACCACCGGGAGGGACCGGCAGGACCTCGTGGGGCTTCGTCCCGGCGAGGCCTTCGGGTGCGTCCATGCCTACGGCGAGCCCGCGGGTTGCGGCACCACGGAGTTCTGTTCCAGGTGCGGGGCCTTGCGGTCCATCCTCGCGGGCATGGAGGGGAAGAAAAGCGTGCAGGAGTGCAGCTTCCTCAGGCGCAAGGAATTCGGCATCGAGGCAGTGGACCTGCAGGTGAGTTCCTCGCCCATCCAGGTGGAGGGCAACTCCTTCGTGATGTTCTGCATCCAGGATCAAAGCGACCTGAAACGCCGCCGCACCCTGGAACGGCTGTTCTTCCACGACATGCTCAACACCGCCGGAGGGCTCAAGGGCCTCATGGACATCCTGCGGAGCGAGGTCCCTGAGGCCCTCAAGCCGGATGCGGATTTCATCCACTCCACCCTGGCCCATCTGGTGGACGAGCTGATCGGCCAGAAGGACCTCATGGCCGCCGAGAACAACGAACTCACCCCGGTGTTCACCACCCTGCGCAGCACCGAGGTGCTCCAGGGGGCGGCGAAGATCGGCTCCAGCCTGGCCCAGGCCCGGGGCAAGGCCATCAGCGTCGCGCCGGGCTGCGCCGACGTGGAGTTCATAAGCGACGTGACGCTGGTCAAGCGGGTGATCGGCAACATGGTGAAGAACGCCCTGGAAGCTTCCGCCACCGGCGACAGTGTCCTTCTCGCCTGCGCCTGCGAAAACGGCCGGGTGACGTTCGCGGTCAACAATTCGGCCGTGATGGAAGACGACGTGCGCCTGCGCGTGTTCAAGCGCAACTTCTCCACCAAGGGGCGCGGCCGGGGGCTCGGCACCTACGGCATGAAGCTTCTGGGCGAGCGCTATCTGGGAGGCGAGGTGGGCTTCACCACCCTGGCGGGCAAAGGCACCACCTTCACTTTCTCCCTGCCGCTCGCGCCGGAAAAAGCCTGTCCAGATCCGGGAGCGCCCGGCCAGCCGTGA
- a CDS encoding AAA family ATPase — MIRRLTLTNFMAHASTILELAPGLNVLCGPNNTGKSAVVEALRCLANNPSPRHYIRHGASEARVEALLDDGWRVAWVRRKAHALYEVYAPGQDEPQVFAKLGRSMVPPEVAKLVKLAPVGFDKGDEVDVHLGDQRHPIFLLDKPGSLMADFLASSTESAHLMAMQDALREKTRRMKTEQRKLEEAAERARSGLDRLSALPGVSLSLERLREDGRVLQDRAARMPAVQADVERMERLTGEARTLRSRTSLLGGLAKPPSPAPAADLAATLAAVDALRSRSASIRATLARLAPLAAPGGLRLCAPLADACAQAGSLRALKARASGRLAALAGLSPPPGLPDPAPLAGLVESMDVLAGRIAKGRAWLVERETALSALSERIAARLAEVGECPLCGAGLDAAKFLRKAGGHGAA; from the coding sequence GTGATCCGTCGCCTGACCCTGACTAATTTCATGGCCCACGCCAGCACCATCCTGGAGCTGGCTCCGGGCCTCAACGTGCTGTGCGGCCCCAACAACACCGGCAAGTCCGCCGTGGTGGAGGCGTTGCGCTGCCTGGCCAACAACCCCTCGCCGCGCCACTACATCCGCCATGGAGCGTCCGAGGCCCGCGTCGAAGCCCTGCTGGACGACGGCTGGCGCGTGGCCTGGGTGCGGCGCAAGGCCCACGCCCTGTACGAGGTCTACGCGCCCGGCCAGGACGAACCCCAGGTGTTCGCCAAGCTGGGCCGCAGCATGGTCCCTCCCGAGGTGGCCAAACTCGTCAAGCTCGCCCCGGTGGGGTTCGACAAGGGCGACGAGGTGGACGTCCACCTGGGCGACCAGCGCCATCCCATCTTCCTCCTGGATAAGCCGGGCTCCCTGATGGCGGATTTTCTGGCCTCGTCCACGGAGAGCGCCCACCTCATGGCCATGCAGGACGCGCTACGCGAAAAGACCCGGCGCATGAAGACCGAGCAGCGCAAGCTCGAAGAAGCCGCCGAGCGGGCCCGGTCCGGCCTGGACAGGCTTTCCGCCCTGCCGGGCGTGTCCCTGTCCCTGGAGCGGCTGCGCGAGGACGGCCGCGTCCTCCAGGACCGGGCCGCCCGCATGCCCGCCGTCCAGGCCGATGTGGAGCGCATGGAGCGCCTGACCGGGGAGGCGCGGACCCTGCGCTCCCGGACTTCCCTCCTTGGTGGTTTGGCGAAGCCGCCGAGTCCTGCTCCGGCGGCGGACCTGGCCGCGACCCTCGCGGCCGTGGACGCGCTGCGCTCACGGTCCGCGTCGATCCGGGCCACGCTCGCCCGCCTGGCCCCCCTGGCCGCCCCCGGCGGTCTGCGCCTTTGCGCGCCCCTGGCCGACGCCTGCGCCCAGGCGGGCAGCCTGCGCGCGCTCAAGGCCCGCGCCTCGGGCAGGCTCGCGGCCCTGGCCGGGCTTTCACCGCCGCCCGGGCTGCCCGATCCGGCCCCCCTGGCCGGACTGGTCGAATCCATGGATGTGCTGGCCGGGCGCATCGCCAAGGGCCGGGCCTGGCTTGTCGAGCGGGAAACGGCCCTTTCGGCCCTGTCCGAACGAATTGCCGCGCGGCTTGCCGAGGTGGGCGAATGCCCGCTGTGCGGGGCCGGGCTGGACGCTGCGAAATTCTTAAGGAAGGCGGGCGGACATGGGGCTGCCTAG